In Rhodoligotrophos appendicifer, the sequence CGGGATGCTTCATGCCGATAGCGACTACGAGGTTCGGCAACTTCGGATCCTCTAATGGAGTTTCCCTCATGGCTTATTCAGTTGCCTGCGGTAAAGCTCAGATGAGGTTGGCCTGAATTGCGGGGATACATGTCTCCCAAGAAAATAGAAGATTTGGACAATGCGCGTCGGCTCCAGCTCCTTGTCGGCAGCGTCATCGACTACGCCATCTATATGATGTCATTGGACGGAACCGTCGTGAGTTGGAACTCCGGTGCCAAGCGGCTGAAATGCTACGAGGCAACAGAGATTATCGGCCGACCTCATTCCAGTTTCTTCACCCCGAGGACCGGGAACAGCAGGTGCCTCAGCGAGCCTTAGAAGCTGCACGAAAGAGCGGGAGGTTTGAAGCCGAGTGGTGGCGGATCCGGAGGGATGGTACTCGGTTCTGGGCGCTGGCGGTCATTGACGCCGTGCGCGATGAAAGTGGCGAGCTCATCGGTTTTCGCCAAGGTCACCAGCGACATGACGGAGCGGGAAGAGGCGCGGCGGCGGCAGGTGGATAGTGAGGCGCAATACAGGCAGTTCTCGGAGCCGTGATCGATTACGCGATTTTCCAAATTGATCCTTTTGCGCAGATCGTCACCTGGAACTCGGGCGCTCAAAGGATCAAGGGTTATTCCCTCATTTGTCCTCCCGGGCGCCTTTGGTCCTATGTGGTGATGCCCATCGTAGGCCAATTGTTTCAGGTCCCTTGATCCAGATCAGTGAACTCGCACTGCAAGGCGCCCAATCTCTTTCTGAACACCCGAAAGCGAGGGTTGAAAGGACGTAAGATGTCAAAGTTTTCGACTTCTATCGCCGTCATGATTGCGCTTGGAGCGGCATTTGTTTCACCGTCTCATGCCCAAGGCATGATGGGAATGATGGGCGGCGGGTGCCCGACCGTTGGCATGATGGGGCACGGACGCATGGGCCAGGGCGGCTGGGGCGGCGGCAGCTGGTTTGGCGGCATGAGGGGACGCCAGCCGAAGATGGGCGCCATGGTCGAGGGACGCCTGGCCTATCTTAAGGGCGAGCTGAACATCACCGCGGAGCAGCTGGCGGCATGGGACGCCTATGCCGCGGCGGTGACCGAACGCGTCAAACTCATGCAGGGCATGCATCAGGGGATGGCAAAGACCATGCAGACGGGGACGGCGATAGAGCGCATGGATGCGCGGATTTCAGGCATGGAAGCCATGCTGGAGTCCATGAAGGCGATGAAGCCGGCGACCGAACGTCTCTACGCCGGGCTGACCGATGAGCAGAAGGTCATCGCTGACGATCTGATCGGAGGCGATTGCGGTGGCTTCTGAGGCTTTTGTACCGGACGACAGGAGATCTCGATGAGCTACCACTTCAGCAAGACCGTCGCGTTGCCGATGGAGAGGGCGATTGACCATGTTACTGCAGCTCTCGCTGCCAAGGGCTTCGGCATTCTGACGACGATCGACGTTGCGGCGACGCTGAAGAAGAAGCTGGATGTCGAATTTCGCCCCTATGTCATCCTCGGCGCCTGCAACCCGGGATTCGCCTACAAAGCCCTGCAGCAGGAGAGCCACATCGGCACGATGCTGCCATGCAACGTTATCCTGCAGCAGGTCGACGAAGGCCTCGTCGAGGTCTCCGCCGTTGATCCGGCCGCCTCGATGCAAGGGGTCGACAATCCTGGCCTTGCGTCGATCGCGGGAGATGTGCGGGAGTTGCTTAAGCAGGCGGTTGACGGGCTTTGACGAGGAGCTCGAAGATCGGCGTGTTAACGGACCGCGAGAGGGACAACGGGATTTCCCATTGGCAGCCCTGACGATCATCGCCCGGCATCCCCCCGCGATGGCTCGCCCGATCCCTCGCGCTGACCCATGTCGTCCTCTACGCGCTGGGCGTCACCATTGGCGCCGGCGTCTATATGCTGGTGAGCGTCGCTGCGGGTTGCCCCCTCACTCAGACGGCCGTGCCGACCAGTGCTCCAATGCCCGCGGTCAGCGCCATCGCAAAGGCGCCCCAGAAGGTGACTCGCTAGCGTTGCCTTCATGACGTTGGCTCCGCCTGCCTTCGCGCAGATCGCGCCCAGAAACGCCAGGAACAGCAGTGAAGCAGCCGACACGACCCCGACCAGCCAAGCGGTGGGCGCCACGAGGACCATCGCCAGCGGCATCGCGGCTCAGACCGCAAATGTCGCTGCCGATGTCAGGGCTGCCTGGATCGGTCGCGCCGTCGTAATCTCCGAAATCCCTAGCTCATCATGTGCGTGGGCGGCAAGCGCATCCTTCGCCATCAGCTGGTCCGCGACCTGATGTGCAAGGTCAGTCGTCAAACCGCGCTTGACGTAGATCTGCGCCAGTTCCTCTCTCTCGGACTCGGGCTGTGTTTCCAGTGCCATCCGCTCGCGTTCGAGGTCGGCATGTTCGGTATCTGACTGCGAACTCACCGAGACATACTCGCCTGCCGCCATGGACATGGTACCTGCGACGAGCCCGGCCACACCCGCGAGAAGCACTTCTGAAGTTGCGTCGGTAGCAGAGGCCACTCCAACGATGAGGCTGGCCGTGGAGACGATGCCGTCATTGGTTCCGAGTACGGCAGCTCGAAGCCAGCCGATCCGTGAAACGAGATTGTTCTCCGTGTGCAGCCTGCTCATGCCGGCCTCCTGACGATGCCGTTCAGCGCGGTGGCTGCAGCGACCGTGTTCGAGATGGTGCCGTATTTGCGGATGCGCCTGTGCAACAGTTCCAGACATTGGTCCGTCTCCTGCGTATCGACCGTCAGCACGCAGTCGATCGAAACCATCTTCGGCGGGCTATCCTTCCGGATGCCATGAATGGCCACACGGGCACCTTTGAAGTCGAAGTCGGCCACGAGCCCCGCCGATGCGGTGGACTATGCGGGCTTCGGATTGCGGATGACGGCTCATGTTTGGGTTCCTTGCAAAAGGCTTGGTTGTCGTTGCCCCGAGGCTGCGGGTCGAGCTGACGACGTCTCAGCGGGAGAGATGCGGAGCGCGCGGAGCGCGTTGAGGATCACGGCGACGTCGATAGCTTCCTGAATCAGCGCACCCTGCACGGGCGTGAGGTAGCCCAGAGCGGCTGCGACCATGCCCAGCACCGAGAGACCGATGCCCGCGACCACGCTTTCCAGCGCGATGCGGCGCGCGCCGCGCGCGATCTCGATGCCGGGACCCAGCCTGTCGACGCGGTCGACTAGCAGGACGACGTCGGCGGCCTCGGCCGAAGCAGCCGCGCCGCGCGCGCCCATGGCGACGCCCACGTCCGCCGCCGCGAGTGCGGGCGCGTCGTTGACTCCGTCTCCCACCATCATGACCGGACCGCGCTTGTGCTCGGTGAGCACCAGCAGCACCTTCTGGTCAGGCGTGAGACCTGCCCGGATGCCGTCGAGCCCGAGGCCCTCGGTCACGCGCTCGGCCACCTCCTGGCGGTCGCCTGTCGCCAGCAGGATCCGCTTGATGCCCTGGCGGCGAAGTCCGGC encodes:
- a CDS encoding PAS domain-containing protein — protein: MLRGNRDYRPTSFQFLHPEDREQQVPQRALEAARKSGRFEAEWWRIRRDGTRFWALAVIDAVRDESGELIGFRQGHQRHDGAGRGAAAAGG
- a CDS encoding Spy/CpxP family protein refolding chaperone, translating into MSKFSTSIAVMIALGAAFVSPSHAQGMMGMMGGGCPTVGMMGHGRMGQGGWGGGSWFGGMRGRQPKMGAMVEGRLAYLKGELNITAEQLAAWDAYAAAVTERVKLMQGMHQGMAKTMQTGTAIERMDARISGMEAMLESMKAMKPATERLYAGLTDEQKVIADDLIGGDCGGF
- a CDS encoding DUF302 domain-containing protein encodes the protein MSYHFSKTVALPMERAIDHVTAALAAKGFGILTTIDVAATLKKKLDVEFRPYVILGACNPGFAYKALQQESHIGTMLPCNVILQQVDEGLVEVSAVDPAASMQGVDNPGLASIAGDVRELLKQAVDGL